From the genome of Etheostoma spectabile isolate EspeVRDwgs_2016 chromosome 10, UIUC_Espe_1.0, whole genome shotgun sequence, one region includes:
- the LOC116696686 gene encoding protocadherin gamma-B3, giving the protein MDRTMNRQVLLCITLLYFDSVLGQVSYSIPEEMAKGSLVGNVAQDLGLEIKRLMSGKAKIYTRNTDEYIELSRERGVLLVKERIDREVLCTETAICALHFQIILENPMEFYTVTVQITDINDNSPTFEKNEMKFKISESAINGAKFVLERAVDLDVGINDIQNYNLKPTDNFALKLHNNADGNKNVEIVLQKHLDREEQEQISLVLTAVDGGEPQMSGTMLIVITVLDANDNAPVFTQPTYKATVTENSPKGTIVATVTASDADQGSNAEITYSITNTLDNIRTLFDVTKENGEISIIGNIDFEKSRHFEINVLASDDGGLTDSCKLIVDVQDVNDNKPEINIMSKSTVISEDAKLNTVVTMINIEDLDSGENGIVKCFISENIPFTLKTSTNNFYSLVTDNYLDRERSSEYNITVTCSDEGVPSLSSSVTSTLQI; this is encoded by the coding sequence ATGGATAGAACAATGAATCGGCAAGTACTGTTGTGTATCACTCTCCTTTACTTTGACTCGGTGTTGGGGCAGGTCAGCTACTCTATTCCGGAGGAAATGGCGAAAGGCTCTTTGGTGGGCAATGTAGCGCAAGATTTAGGTTTAGAAATAAAACGTTTGATGTCAGGTAAAGCTAAGATCTATACGAGGAACACCGACGAGTACATCGAgctgagcagagagagaggagtccTCCTCGTCAAAGAGAGAATCGACAGAGAGGTGCTTTGTACAGAGACGGCAATTTGCGCTTTACATTTCCAGATTATTTTAGAGAATCCTATGGAGTTTTACACTGTTACCGTCCAGATCACAGATATCAATGATAATTCACCGACCTTTGAGAAAAATGAGATGAAATTCAAAATTAGCGAGTCAGCGATCAACGGAGCAAAATTTGTGCTAGAAAGGGCGGTGGATCTTGACGTTGGAATTAATGATATTCAAAACTACAATTTAAAACCAACAGATAATTTTGCTCTGAAACTGCACAATAACgctgatggaaataaaaacgTTGAAATTGTGctacaaaaacatttagataGAGAGGAACAAGAGCAGATATCTCTTGTGTTAACGGCTGTAGATGGAGGAGAGCCGCAGATGTCTGGAACAATGCTGATTGTCATTACAGTTTTAGACGCTAACGATAACGCCCCCGTTTTTACACAGCCAACATACAAGGCCACAGTTACTGAGAATTCACCTAAAGGCACAATTGTTGCCACTGTAACAGCCTCCGATGCAGATCAGGGTTCTAACGCTGAAATAACTTATTCAATCACAAATACATTGGACAATATCAGGACGTTATTTGACGTAACTAAAGAAAACGGCGAAATTTCAATAATTGGAAACATTGACTTCGAAAAGTCAAGACACTTTGAAATAAATGTACTTGCTAGTGACGATGGAGGACTTACAGATTCTTGTAAATTGATTGTCGATGTGCAAGACGTGAACGACAACAAGCCTGAAATAAACATAATGTCGAAATCAACTGTGATATCAGAGGATGCCAAACTCAATACTGTTGTTACAATGATAAATATAGAGGATTTAGATTCAGGAGAAAACGGAATCGTGAAATGCTTTATTAGCGAAAACATACCCTTCACTCTAAAAACATCGACAAATAATTTCTATAGTT
- the LOC116696685 gene encoding protocadherin beta-18, with the protein MEMPDRTMRRQVLLFISILSLTSVLCQVSYSIPEELSKGSLIGNIAQDLGLDRKRLTLGNARIFTGDSAEYIELNRERGVLLIKEKIDRETLCGQTTPCALHFQVILESPMEFYTVAVEITDINDNTPIFEKSDMRFKISESAVIGAKFLLERAIDPDVGTNGLQSYFLTKTENFVLKLKDQPDGEKTVEMILQKSLDREKQEEIFLVLTAVDGGEPSLSGTAQIHVTVLDVNDNAPVFTKTDHRATIPENAPKGTVITKVSASDADKGQNSKVTYSISNTAADVRGMFEIDELNGDLISKSMVDYEKARYYQIHVQASDEGGLTDSCKITVEVIDMNDNKPVINIMSQTNVVSEDSKPSTVVTMVNVQDLDSGDNGKVHCAINEHIPVTLKPTSNMFFNLLIDSDLDRETASEYNITVTCSDEGVPSSPAASLSPYRSLM; encoded by the coding sequence ATGGAAATGCCAGACAGAACAATGAGGCGGCAAGTGTTGTTGTTTATCTCAATCCTTTCTCTCACATCGGTGCTCTGTCAGGTCAGCTACTCCATTCCTGAAGAATTGTCAAAAGGCTCATTAATCGGTAACATTGCTCAGGATTTAGGTTTAGACAGAAAAAGACTAACATTAGGCAATGCTCGGATTTTTACAGGAGACAGCGCAGAGTACATTGAGCTGAACAGAGAACGAGGAGTCCTCCTTATCAAGGAGAaaatagacagagagacactATGTGGACAGACGACGCCCTGTGCTTTGCATTTCCAGGTTATTTTAGAAAGTCCGATGGAATTTTACACTGTTGCTGTCGAAATCACAGATATAAATGATAACACCCCAATATTTGAAAAATCGGACATGAGGTTTAAAATAAGTGAATCTGCAGTAATAGGAGCAAAATTCTTGTTAGAGAGAGCAATAGATCCCGATGTTGGCACGAATGGTCTACAGAGCTATTTTCTGACTAAAACCGAAAATTTTGTTCTGAAATTAAAAGATCAGCCAGATGGagaaaaaacagttgaaatgatTTTACAAAAGTCACTTGATAGAGAAAAACAGGAGGAGATATTTCTAGTGTTAACTGCGGTTGACGGAGGGGAACCAAGCCTATCTGGCACGGCACAGATACATGTCACAGTGCTTGATGTCAATGACAATGCACCTGTTTTTACAAAGACTGATCATAGAGCTACAATACCTGAGAATGCCCCTAAAGGTACAGTTATAACCAAGGTCAGTGCTTCAGATGCTGATAAAGGGCAAAACTCCAAGGTTACTTATTCAATATCCAACACAGCTGCAGATGTACGAGGTATGTTTGAAATTGATGAATTAAACGGGGATTTGATCTCAAAAAGTATGGTAGATTATGAAAAGGCACGCTACTATCAAATACACGTCCAAGCCAGTGATGAAGGGGGGCTGACAGATTCATGTAAGATTACGGTTGAAGTAATAGACATGAATGATAACAAGCCAGTTATTAATATAATGTCACAGACTAATGTAGTTTCCGAGGACTCCAAACCATCAACAGTTGTGACTATGGTAAATGTTCAGGACCTAGATTCCGGAGATAATGGCAAGGTTCACTGCGCAATAAATGAACATATTCCTGTTACGTTGAAGCCAAcgtcaaatatgttttttaatctattgataGACAGTGATTTAGACAGAGAGACCGCCTCTGAGTATAATATAACTGTGACCTGCTCTGATGAGGGAGTGCCCTCCTCTCCAGCAGCGTCACTCTCACCTTACAGATCTCTGATGTGA
- the LOC116697315 gene encoding protocadherin beta-1-like produces the protein MGLQVLFIWLLSLSVAHGQVSYSIPEEMTKGALIGNIAQDLGLGLERLKSGKARIYTGNTDEYLELKRERGVLLINDRIDRESLCGQTMPCALHFQMILENPMEFYTVTVEITDINDNPPTFEKSEMKYEISEFTPTGARFVLEKAIDNDVGVNGLNSYALKPSDNFVLKTISRVDGTKHVEMVLQKPLDREKHEHISLTLTALDGGEPQLSGTMQILITVLDANDNTPVCSKPEYKASVAENAPVGTLVTTVRATDIDKGNNGIVTYMISKSGAAGLFNIDANNGVLTLIGHVDYEKRRLYELDVQVSDQGGLSDACKVIVDVTDTNDNPPSINIMSNSNAVSENMKPGTFRSQALSRVHINSHHFSDQIAHIC, from the exons ATGGGATTGCAAGTGTTGTTTATCTGGCTGCTCTCTCTCAGTGTAGCGCACGGGCAGGTCAGCTACTCCATTCCGGAGGAAATGACAAAGGGGGCTCTGATTGGTAATATAGCCCAAGATTTAGGTTTGGGTTTGGAAAGACTGAAGTCTGGTAAAGCTCGTATTTATACTGGTAACACGGATGAATATTTAGAgctgaagagagaaagaggagtcCTCCTTATTAATGATAGAATAGACCGAGAATCTCTCTGCGGTCAAACAATGCCTTGCGCACTCCACTTTCAAATGATCCTGGAAAACCCAATGGAGTTTTACACGGTCACTGTCGAAATTACAGATATAAATGACAACCCTCCCACATTTGAGAAAAGTGAGATGAAATATGAAATTAGTGAATTTACCCCGACTGGAGCTCGATTCGTCTTAGAAAAAGCAATAGACAATGATGTTGGTGTAAACGGATTAAACAGCTACGCCCTAAAACCCAGTGATAATTTTGTTCTGAAAACCATCAGCCGAGTCGATGGGACTAAACATGTCGAGATGGTTTTACAGAAACCATTAGATCGAGAAAAACATGAGCATATATCATTAACACTAACCGCTTTGGATGGCGGTGAACCACAGCTTTCTGGGACAATGCAGATTCTCATAACTGTGTTAGACGCAAATGACAACACGCCCGTTTGTTCAAAACCGGAATACAAAGCAAGTGTTGCAGAGAACGCTCCTGTTGGCACTTTAGTTACTACGGTAAGGGCTACGGATATAGATAAAGGCAATAACGGAATAGTAACATACATGATTTCAAAATCTGGAGCAGCGGGTCTCTTTAACATTGATGCCAATAACGGAGTATTGACTTTAATTGGTCATGTAGATTATGAAAAGAGGAGACTTTATGAGCTAGATGTTCAGGTGTCAGACCAGGGAGGATTATCAGATGCATGTAAAGTAATTGTGGACGTGACAGACACAAATGATAACCCTCCGTCTATTAACATCATGTCGAACTCAAACGCAGTATCTGAGAACATGAAGCCGGGAACG TTTAGGAGCCAGGCATTGTCCAGAGTCCACATCAACAGCCACCACTTTAGTGACCAGATAGCCCACATCTGCTGA